Sequence from the Bremerella volcania genome:
AGCCGTCGTCCGCATCGATGACCTTCGCGTCTACCGGCACATGATGCTGGGGGGAACGCTCGCCGCGGCCGAAGCTTACCTGGAAGGGAAGTGGGTCTGCAGCGATCTGACCGCGCTACTGCGAATCATGGCTCGCAATCTCGATTCCTTGAAAGGGATCGAACGTCACACGTCGTTCTGGCTCGCCCCTTGGCGAGGTCTGCAGCAGTGGCGAACCCGAAACTCCAAGCAAGGAAGCCGGAAGAACATCGCCGCCCACTACGATCTGAGCAACGAGTTCTTTCAGCTCATGCTCGATCCCACCATGATGTATTCGTCCGGGATCTACGAGCATGAAGACGCGACGCTGGAAGAAGCCTCGCTCGCCAAGCTCGATCGCATCTGCCGCAAACTCGACCTGAAGCCAGGCAGCCGCGTGCTGGAGATCGGCACCGGCTGGGGTGGCTTCGCTGAGTATGCAGCCAGGAACTACGGCTGCCACGTCACGACCACTACCATTTCGCAGCAGCAGTTCAACTACGCGTGCCGGCGAATCGAAGACGCCGGTCTGCAGGATCAGGTCACGCTCCTCAAAAGAGACTACCGCGACCTTACCGGCACCTACGATCATGTCGTCAGCATCGAAATGATCGAAGCGGTCGGCCGGGATTACCTCGACACCTACTTTGAAAAGTGCGGCTCGCTCCTGAAGCCCAACGGCACGATGGCCCTGCAGGTAATCACCATTCCGGACGAGCGGATCGAGAGCTATTCGCGCGGCATCGACTTCATTCAGCGATACATCTTCCCCGGCGGTTTTCTTCCTTCCTACCATTTGATGGCCCGCTCGATTGCCAGAACGACCGACCTGCGGATCGTGCATGCGGAAGATTTCGGTAGCCACTATGCCCGCACGCTGGCTGCCTGGCGAGAGAACTTTCTAGAACACCTCCCACGCATTCGCGCCCTGGGCATGGACGATTACTTCCTGCGGATGTGGGAATACTACCTCGCCTACTGCGAAGCCGGCTTCCACGAACGCCAGATCGGCGTCAGCCAACTAGTCATGGCCCGCCCCAAGTTCCGCGGAGAAGCAATCCTCGGCAAGTTCTAATTTCCTGTCCCCTCTCCCTCGCAGGGAGAGAAGACAAGAGATGTTAGTCTACGACCGTATGGATGTCTTCATCCGGCTGGATGCCCCGCAGTTGCCGCCAGAGCCACCGGATTTCGTGGCGGGCAAAGACGAAGTAGACAATCACGCCAACGATGATTTCTTCGACCAGCGTTAATGCGTCCGGCAGGTAGTAGTCGAGCAAACCGGCAAAATAGACCACGGCTCCCATCAAGATCGAAGCCGCCAGCGCCGGCGTCAGTTGACCAAAGGTCTTTCGCACGTCGACGTCGGAACTCTTGAAACAGAACGCCAGGTAAGGTCCGCAGACGACAACCGTCGCCATCATGACCAGGCCCGCTAGATCGATCGTGAACAGTTCGGGATTATCTTTCCCGGCAAAGAAGTACGCTAAACCACAAGCCCCAGCCAGCGCGACCAGGTTGCCAAACGCTCCGACCGCCAGCAGATCGGCCCGGCCGGCGGCACTCATCAAGCTTCCCGAAATGTTGATCCAGCTTTGGGCGACGATCATCAACCCCATGATCGAGAGGATATCACCGGCCTGAATCCAATCGTTTCCGCCCAGCACCGGCATCAATTCGTCCCCCACGATCAACATCCCGATCGAACAAGGAGCCAGCATGATGCCAACCATGCGATAGAAAGAGGCCGTCAACGCGCTGAACGACTCGCGATTCCCCTTTGCCTGAGACAACGCCGGCAACATGGCTGACGTCACCGGCGACGTCAGCAGGTAGACTGGGCGAATCATCTGGTTGTAGGCCTGGGTGTAGTAGCCGATCCAACGGTGCCCTTCGGGGGTCGAACCAAACACGGCCCCCAGGATAATCTTGTCCAGGTTCTGTCCGACCGCGAAGAATATCCCGCTTAGCGTGTAGTATCCGCTGAAGTTGAGCAGCTGCTTCATTTCCGAAAGCGGGGCACACTTGCCTGGCCGCCATGGCTCGATCGCCCAAAATCCAATGTTCAGCACAACCAGTTCGCTGTACTGCTGAAGAACCAGAGCCCAGATGCCCCAGTCAGAGTACGCGGCGACAATCGCGACCACGCCGCTAATAATCAACGAAAGGACTCGCACGATCGTCAGTCGGCCGAAGTTCAGCTTCTTCTCGGCCAGCGATTTGTGCTGCGAGTAACTATTGTAAAGCAGGGCCGTTCCCGCCAGGGCCATTCCCACCGGCATCAACCGCTCGGCTTGGTACCACATCGCCAATAGAGGCGAGAGACCGATCAGGATGACGGTTAGCACGACACCGGTAATTACCTGGTACCAGAACAGCGTCGAGGCTTCTTCGTTGGTCAGCCCCTTCTTCTGCACGGTCGCAATGTCCATCCCCAGCGATCCGAACGAACGGATCAACAGCATGATGGGCATGTACATCCCCAGCAGCCCGAACTCGGCCGGCGAGACCAGGCGATACAATTCGGCGATGACGACCAGCGAGATGATCTGCCCGGCAATCTGACCGATCATGGTCAACCGCGTGGCCCGCTGTGTTTTGCGGATCAGATCGGGGTCGACAGGCGATGCCGCATTATGAGGCGGGGAGGCATCATTCATAAAGCGAAGGAGAGCCGGTAGGTGGTGTCAGTTAGTATCGGATAGCGCACCACAATGCCCGGATGCCATCTTTCCAACCGATCTTCTTCCCCTCTTCAAAGGTCCGAGGGTAATAGCGAATCGGTACTTCGCGAATTCGCAGCCCCTTGCGTCGGGCCAGCTTGGCGGTGATTTCCGGCTCGATCCCAAAACGCTTCTCACGAAGCGTGGGAGCGATCTCTTGAATCACCTCGCGCCGGAACACCTTGTAACAGGTTTCCATATCGGTGAGAAGCAGATTCGAGAACAAGTTCGACCACATCGTCACGAGCTTGTTAGCCAGGTAGTGTCGCACGCGTGGCACGTTGCGCTGCCCGGTGATGAAGCGGCTGCCGTAAACGGCGTCGACCCCTTCGCAAATGATCGGCTGCAGCAGTACCCGGTAATCCTTCGGGGTATATTCCAGATCGGCATCCTGGATGATGACCGCGTCGCCGGTTGCTTCCTTGAAACCGGTGGCTAGGGCCGCTCCTTTGCCTTGGTTCTTTTCGTGCAGAATGATCTTCAGATCGGATTGATCATGGAGCGTTTCCAGTAGGTCCCGCGTTCCGTCGGTGCTGCCGTCGTCGACCAAAATGATTTCGCACTTGAATCCGCACTGGCGAACTGCTGCAATGACTTGTTGCAGCGAGTTGACTTCGTTGTAGATAGGCACCACGACCGAGAGCAGAAAGTCGCGCGGAATATCGTAAATCGCCAGTCGATAACAGGCCGCTTCACCCAAAACCTGGTGCAGCAGTTCCACTCGGCGCGATTCATCCGTGGAGATCTCCAAAAGGGTCTGCTCCAGATGCGACACGACGTCCTGATCGTTTTCTGAGTGAATACTCATTGATTTTTGGCAATTCCGGGAAGAAAAAGGCCCGAACCCGGAACGGGTCACGGTGACCAACCAAGTCCGCGTACAAGTATAGAGCACTTCTTAGAAAAAACGAACCTTGGAGACCCGCAGCTATGATCGCTCCCTACATTGTCGCCGCCCTACAAATGGACTCGGGAGCGGAAAAATCGGATAATTTGGAACAAGCCGAATCGATGATCGCCGATGCGGCCCAGGCCGGTGCCCAATTGGTGGTCCTTCCTGAGTTGTTTCCGTACCTGGGAAGTGTCTCTCAATTACGAGAAAACGCCGAAACGATGGACGGCAAAGTCCTGCAAACGATGCGGGGACTGGCCATCAAGCACGAGTTGGTGTTGTGTGCCGGCAGCGTTGCGGTCGCCGCCAGCGATGATCCCACGATGGTGATGAACCGAAGCATTTTGTTTGGCCCGCATGGCCAAGTTTTGGCCACCTATGACAAGATCCACTGCTTCGACATCAACTTGCCGGATGTGAAAGTGGTCGAGTCCGACTTCGTGCGAGCCGGCAGTCAACTTTCGGTCGCTTCAACTCCGCTAGGGCATATCGGACAAGCCATTTGTTACGACCTGCGGTTCCCCGAGATCTTTCGTCGCCTGACCGAAGATGGAATGCAAGTCTGCGTGCTGCCTGCGGCGTTCACCGACAAGACAGGTCAGGCACATTGGGAGGTTTTAGCGCGTGCTCGCGCGATTGAAAATCAGATTTACGTCGTCGCCGCGAATCAATGTGGCATGTATGGCAATTCAATTCAGTGCTACGGAAATTCGTTGGTCATTGATCCGTGGGGAAAGGTCCTGGCCCGCGGCGATGATCGTCAGCCAGGTATCATCTACGCCGAGATTGACCTGGCTGCCCAGCGTAAAATACGTGCGGAATTACCGGCACTTTCGCATCGCCGGATGGCCTAAGCAGCCTGGCAACGGTTCTTACGTCGCCTGCACACTACACACAAATTACCATGCAATAACAAAGTTATAATCGAACAATTTTTCACAACTTAGCGAGCAATTCAGGGCAATGCGTTTTTTGTGCACAAGAATTGTCGACCAATTGCAAACGATTTTACAGCGTGAAATTCAAGCCAGAATCACAATGTGAAAAAAAGATTACGATGGTTGCTTGACAACTCCGCTCCGCTTCGCAAAATTAGTCCCTATGTTGATTGGAACCAAGGGACGCTGACTTGCGTCTTAAACACCTCTCTCCTCAAAAACCTGTGTCATTCGTTGCAAACTGGTCGCTCTGACCATCGGTTCCCGGCTCGCGATAAGGACATCCCCAGGGAGTTCTGCGCGCCTGGAAAGTGCAGCGTCGTCGCTCGGTTTTGTTGGCCAGTGTGCAGGCCATTCGAGAAAGCGAGAGGGATATGAGTGCGTGCGAGAGATATTGCTTTCCGGCAAAGGGAATTGTCACACATAGGTTGGCAACACTCTCCGCTAAAAAGTTTGAAGGGCGACGACTGAGGGAAACGACGTGCGACAGGCTTTCGGGCCTGTTTATGGAGATCCCTTCATGCTTTTTGGCGTCCTGATCAACATGTTATTCACACCTGTTCATTTGCCTTTTCCCCAACCGCTCGCAGAGCAACGGACCTGTGCCCACCATTTTGATTGCCCTGGGCGCGAACCTCGGAGACCGCGGAGCGGTACTTACTCAGGCTGTCGACCAACTCGCTACCGATCCTGACTTTACGCTGGAAGCACGAAGCGAACTCTTGGTCACCAAACCTGTGGGTGGCCCCAGCGGACAACCTGATTATCTCAATTCGGCTGCGAAATTTTCTACTTCGCTCTCGCCGGAACAAGTTCACCAGAAACTGATCAACGTCGAGCAAAGCCACGGTCGCGTTCGCATCCAACGCTGGGGTGCTCGAAAGCTTGATCTTGACTTGCTTCTCTATGATCAGCAGATCACCAAAACCTTGCAGCTTACCATCCCCCATCCCCGGATGAGCTTCCGACGTTTCGTCATGCAGCCGGCTGCCCAGGTCGCCGCGGAGATGCTTCATCCCGATCTCAACGCCAGCATCGGCGACTTGTGGCGACATCTCTCGACCACGCCGCCCGTAGTCGAGATCGCCGCACTGCCGGGGCCTGCGGTCAGTCAGCTGCTCGCTGCGACCGAAAAAGAACTAAGCGACCCAAAACATTCGCTGGCGAATCAATTGCTTACGTATCCAAAATCGAAACACGACCTGGTGACCTCGCTCACCGATTTGACCCAGCACCAGGCCGTTCATCGCAGCCTCCCCCCTGGCTGCAGCGTCCGAGTTCTTCCCTGGTGGTTCGATATCGCGGAGGTCCTGACCGGGCCGCAGCAGAGCAACACCACAAGCATCGAGCCAGCGCGGCTGACCGTCTATTGGAATCGTCCCGACCAGACCTACGGAGCCATGGAAGACGGTTGGTGGACTCAAGAAGAAAGAAGCGGCCTACAAGCTGCGCTAGCCGAGGCCGTTCGACAAAAGGTTCATGCGCCGCGTCTATGGCTGGAAGGCAACGATCTTGCGTCGGCTGTCACCGAACTGACCGCGGCCATTCAAGCCATGCAAGGCTAAGCGATCTATTCCGAGTGATGCTCGGTGAGGAACCGATCGGCTTCCTCTTTCTTGTCGCTGGGCACCATAATGCGGATCGCCAGCACGCCGGTGAGACCGCCTTGATGGTCGTTATCCAGCGCACACGGAATTCCTTCTTCTTGAAGCGCGTTCTGAATGATCGTTGCTTCCTCGTGACTTTGGCACGTACGGACGGCCACAAAATCCATATCTTCCATAAAACCGATACTCCCACTCTCGAAGTCAAACTCAAAGCCTGCAGGCTCCCACACATGGGACGCGCTTATTAGGCAATTGTAACCTAGTCTTTCCTTGAAACCCCAAACCATTCTTTATGATTCTCAGGGCATCAGGATCAATACTATGGCCAACCGTAAACTGAAAACCGTAATTCTCGACGACGACGCTGGGATCGTTCGTTTGGTGAAAACCATTCTCCGCGGAGCTTTCGGCAATGAGTTGGACCTGGTTGACTTTACCGACGCACATGAAGCCCAGAAGTGGATTAGCAATAACTGCTGCGATCTGCTGATCAGCGACATCGAGATGCCCGACATCGACGGCCAGGACATGTTGATCTTCGCCAAACAGCGAAATGCCTGGACTCAGGTCGTCTTCCTGACCGGTCAGTCGAGTTGGATGCATGTGACCCAAGCCGTCGAAAATGGTGCGTCTGACTTCCTGCTCAAACCGATTCAGCGAGCCGAACTGTGCAACATCGTTCAACAGCACATCGAACGCGCCGCTCGCTGGCAGTCGGCCCTGTTTCCCAAGCCGATCGCCTCGGCCGGAAACTAATCGCCGCTGCCCTGGGGTACGATAACCGAAACGACCGCTATCACCGGAAACGGTGATGGCAATATTTCTTGCTTGCGCCGAGACATTTGGCTGCGCGGACCTTATTGATGAGGTAACGTTTTGTGGCGAAATTCGAATTGGATTTCGCTTCATGCGCATGTCGTAATGGATGACGTGCCATGATGCACTCCCCACCCCAACGATGCAGGAAGCGAATCTCGTGGTCCGCTGGAAGCCGACATTTGCCACCCTTTGCGCTGCGATCTTGCTGATTCAGTTTGCATCGGGCTGCGCGCTCTGCCGCAAGGGGCGTTGGCGTGATCCTCAAATGGTGGCTCCATGCCCGGAAGCCAACCCAAAGTCGCAATATCCGTTTGGCATCTGGTGCAATCCGTGCGACGTCAGTACGACCCAGTCGACTGACACCGACGCGCTCGCGAGTACCCAAGTCGCTCCTAACTTCATCCAACTGTGCGCCTTCGAAGAAGAGATCGACGCTCCCGAAGCGTACGAGGACGTCTCGACCAACCTGGGAGAAGCGGTCGTCGGCCGTCCTCTCAAACGCATGTCGAACATGCCCAATCTCCTCGATCACGGTGGCGAGCGTATCGAGACACCCACTGCCCGAACGATCGAACCGGAAGCCATGGGCACCGAGGTCATCGGCGAGCCATTGAACCTTGGCCCTGAGTTCTTTCAAAGTGAACTGGGGGAAGGGGAAGTTCTTTACATGCCGGATCTGCCTGGCATGGTCGAGCAATCGATCCCCGAGTCGGAGTCCGCCGAGATCCAGCTGCGACAGGCCGAGTCGTACTACGCGATGGCGGTCGACGCCGACAAGCAACTCGACGAGTCAGCGATGAACATGTACCTCGACGCGGCCATCGCGGCCTATCGTTACATGCAAACCGTTCCGCCCCAACCCAAGACCACCAAGGGAACCGAACGCGCCTGGCAGGTCTACCACTCGTCGATTGCCCGCTTGATGTTTATCGCCGACAAGGCAGGCTATATCGATAAGCAGTGCGGCATCAAGTTGCCCGTCAATGGCGGCTATAAAATCGTCGAGTTCGAATACGTCAACTTCCAGCGCACCGCCGACGACTTCGATCGCTGGCACGTCGTGGGAGATTATCAGTCGAAATATCTTCTCACCAAGCACCGTTCGCCGGGGCTGGGGGTTCCGATGGTCTGCATCCGCGAGCGGAAGAAGGCCGATAAGTGGTTCCCGGAAGAAGTTCCGTTTTCCGTGACCGGCATCCTGCGTCCCGAAGCGGAGATGAATCTGTACGACGCGACCGTCGAAGCCCATTCTCCGGAAGGAACGCACATCGAGCAGGTCGTCGCCAAGCTCGAACTGTACGATCCTCGCACCTCAGGCGACGTCGAATTCCACTGCCGCCAGGTTCCGCTGGCCAAGGATACGACCGCGCCGTACGCGTATCTCCTCAGCGAAACGCGCGACGAATCGAAGCTCAAGGCCATGCATCCTTACCAAGACATGACCAACCGCGGACTGTTCATTCTCGAACCGCACCGCAAAGGGAAGATTCCAGTCATCTTCGTTCACGGCCTTCTCTCGGCTCCCTATACCTGGGCCGGCATTGCCAACGAGATCGATGGCAATCCCGACCTGGCAGCGCGCTACGAAGTCTGGGCGTTCCACTATCCCACGGGTGCACCCTTCCTGGAAACGGCCGCCGTGTTGCGAGAACAGTTCGATCAAATCATCAGGGAAATGGATCCGAGCGGATTCGATCGAGACCTTCGCAACGTCGTGCTGGTCGGTCACAGCATGGGTGGCCTCGTTGCAAAGCTGCAAGCCGCCGATAGCGGCAACACGCTGTGGGAACACGCGGCCTTCCAACCGCTCAATACGCTCGATGCTCCGCCGAAGATGCAGGAGTACTTGCGTCGACAGTTTTACTTCACTCATTCACCCCACGTGGGCCGCGTCGTCTTCATCGGCACGCCGCACCAAGGCACCACCCATCTGTCCGCCAAGACAGGTCACGTCTCCGCGACACTTGTCCATGAAGATCCCTGCTTGAAGGATGCCCACCGACAATTGATCGAAGACAACCCGGCTGCGTTTCGCAAAGAGTTCCGTCACCGCGTGCCGATCAGTCTCGACCTGATCAGTCCCAAGAGCATGCTGCTGACCGGCATTTATCGCTTGCCGATTCAACCGGACATTCCGAGCCACACGATCCTCGGCAACGGTTGGTGGACGCCGCACGATGGGCAAAGCGATAGCATCGTTCCCGTTTCCAGCGCACGATTGCCAGGCGTGCAGACCGAGATCATGGTCAACTCGCTGCATACTCATCTGAATCGAAATGCCGGAACGGTTTGCGAAGTCCTGCGCATCTTACGGGTGCACGGCACGAGGCCAGCTTTTGCCAGCCAGGTTGGCCCGATTCGTTAGCCCGGCTGACTGCTAGGGATTTCTGCGATTGATTCTTAAAACATGCCTGCGAAAAATCGCTCATTCGCCTTTCCCCTAGCTTGCGGAATCTCAGCGTTAACGTTCGTTATTTTTACACTCTTGTCTGATTTATCCCAATTTGTCGGGAATCGTCCAATTTGAAATCACCACCGAAGCTTTCAACGCGGCGGCGCTCAGGCTTATAATCTTAAGATTCGTAATGCACTGACAGGCCTTTCAGAGGCCGAAGGGAATCTCGAACCACCTACCTCGCTTCGCTGGCCGTGTGCTCGTTTCCGCTTCCTCGCAAACGCATACCATCACACGGTTGCCACGAACCCTTTTCAAAACCAGGAACACCATGATTCGACCATTGAGTACGGCAGCTTTACTGCTGGGTCTTTGCGTTTTGCTGATCGCGTCATCTTCAGCCCATGCCGCGCAGCTTGAACTGAAGAAGGGGGACAAGATTGTCTACATCGGCAATACGCTTGCCGAGCGAATGCAATACTTCCCGCACTTCGAGACAAGGCTTCAGGCCCGCTTTCCCGAGCTGAACCTGGTCGTTCGCGACCTGGGCTGGTCGGCCGATGAACTGACGTTGCGTCCTCGCAGTAAAGACTTCTACGATCACGGCACGCGTCTGGAAGATCACAAGCCGAACGTCATCATGGCGTTCTTTGGCTTCAATGAATCGTTCGCTGGCGCCAAGGGACTCCCCAAGTTCGAGAAGGACCTGGAGAAGTTCATCACCGACACCAAGAAGAGCAAGTACGACGGCAAGTCTCCGACGCTCGTTCTCGTTTCTCCCATTCCGCACGAAGACCTCCACTCGCGTTTCCTGCCCACTGGCGAGAAGAACAACGAAAACATCGCCCTGTACGCCGAGGCCATGCACAAGCTGGCCGACAAGCATGACGTCGTGTACGTCGACGTCTTCGCCCCGATGCTCGAACCGATGGCCGGCGACAGCGATCTGACCATCAACGGCATTCACTTGAACGACCAAGGCTACCAGCTGTTTGGCAAGGTTCTCGATGAAGGTCTCTTCGGTCCTGCTCCCACGTACAAGACCGATCTGGCCACGCTCTACCCGGAAGTGAAAGAGAAGGACCTGCAGTTCTTCTACGATCACCGGGCGGTCAATGGCTTCTACATCTATGGCGGCCGTAAGAACCCCTTCGGCGTGGTCAACTTTCCGGCCGAGTTCACCAAGCTGCGAAAGATGATCGAGAACCGCGATCAGCGCATCTGGAAGGTCGCCAACGGCGAAAGCGTTCCCGAGCAAATCGACGACAGCAACACCGGCGATTTCACCGCGATCGAAACGAACGTGAATCGTCCGGTCGATATCTTCAACCCGGAAGCGGAAGCGAAGACCTTCTCGCTGCCTGAGGGTTACGAGATTAATTTGTTCGCCTCGGAAGTGGAGTTCCCTGATCTGGAAAACCCGGTCCAATTGGCCTTCGATGCCAAGGGACGTCTGTGGGTCACCACCATGGAAAGCTACCCGATGTACTTGCCAGGCACGCCTCCGGACGACAAGGTGCTGATCCTGGAAGATACCGACGGCGACGGCCAGGCCGACAAGCAAACGGTCTTCGCCGATGGCCTGCACGTGCCGACCGGGATCGAAATCGGTGACGGAGGTGCGTACGTTGCCCAGCAGCCGAACCTGATGTTCCTGAAAGACACCAACGGCGACGATAAAGCCGACGAG
This genomic interval carries:
- the folK gene encoding 2-amino-4-hydroxy-6-hydroxymethyldihydropteridine diphosphokinase, which gives rise to MPTILIALGANLGDRGAVLTQAVDQLATDPDFTLEARSELLVTKPVGGPSGQPDYLNSAAKFSTSLSPEQVHQKLINVEQSHGRVRIQRWGARKLDLDLLLYDQQITKTLQLTIPHPRMSFRRFVMQPAAQVAAEMLHPDLNASIGDLWRHLSTTPPVVEIAALPGPAVSQLLAATEKELSDPKHSLANQLLTYPKSKHDLVTSLTDLTQHQAVHRSLPPGCSVRVLPWWFDIAEVLTGPQQSNTTSIEPARLTVYWNRPDQTYGAMEDGWWTQEERSGLQAALAEAVRQKVHAPRLWLEGNDLASAVTELTAAIQAMQG
- a CDS encoding response regulator, which encodes MANRKLKTVILDDDAGIVRLVKTILRGAFGNELDLVDFTDAHEAQKWISNNCCDLLISDIEMPDIDGQDMLIFAKQRNAWTQVVFLTGQSSWMHVTQAVENGASDFLLKPIQRAELCNIVQQHIERAARWQSALFPKPIASAGN
- a CDS encoding PVC-type heme-binding CxxCH protein, with translation MIRPLSTAALLLGLCVLLIASSSAHAAQLELKKGDKIVYIGNTLAERMQYFPHFETRLQARFPELNLVVRDLGWSADELTLRPRSKDFYDHGTRLEDHKPNVIMAFFGFNESFAGAKGLPKFEKDLEKFITDTKKSKYDGKSPTLVLVSPIPHEDLHSRFLPTGEKNNENIALYAEAMHKLADKHDVVYVDVFAPMLEPMAGDSDLTINGIHLNDQGYQLFGKVLDEGLFGPAPTYKTDLATLYPEVKEKDLQFFYDHRAVNGFYIYGGRKNPFGVVNFPAEFTKLRKMIENRDQRIWKVANGESVPEQIDDSNTGDFTAIETNVNRPVDIFNPEAEAKTFSLPEGYEINLFASEVEFPDLENPVQLAFDAKGRLWVTTMESYPMYLPGTPPDDKVLILEDTDGDGQADKQTVFADGLHVPTGIEIGDGGAYVAQQPNLMFLKDTNGDDKADERTLILHGFDSADSHHSISAFTWGPGGALYFQEGTFHQSQIETPYGPERVANAGIFRYEPLTEKLDIFVSYGFANPWGHTFDDWGQNFVADASGGANYFGAAFSGDVVYPQKHGRMNQFLTKQWRPTAGCEIVSSRNFPESAQGNYLLNNCIGFQGILQYKVKDEGSGFHADPVDPLLVSKDTSFRPVDIQFGPDGALYIVDWYNPLVGHMQHSLRDPKRDKHHGRIWRIRYTGNDLVKAPKIDGASVLQLLDLLKEPEYRTRYRVRRELRNHDGQEVSAALETWMAGLDKNDPWYNHHLLEALWVKQNLDLVDADLLKRMLTDSDFRARAAATRVLCYWRDRVPGSLDLLETQVNDENPRVRLEAIRALSFFDGEDVERAQEIALQSLLHDQDYYLEYTLKETLETLEKRAKQG
- a CDS encoding esterase/lipase family protein, with the protein product MVRWKPTFATLCAAILLIQFASGCALCRKGRWRDPQMVAPCPEANPKSQYPFGIWCNPCDVSTTQSTDTDALASTQVAPNFIQLCAFEEEIDAPEAYEDVSTNLGEAVVGRPLKRMSNMPNLLDHGGERIETPTARTIEPEAMGTEVIGEPLNLGPEFFQSELGEGEVLYMPDLPGMVEQSIPESESAEIQLRQAESYYAMAVDADKQLDESAMNMYLDAAIAAYRYMQTVPPQPKTTKGTERAWQVYHSSIARLMFIADKAGYIDKQCGIKLPVNGGYKIVEFEYVNFQRTADDFDRWHVVGDYQSKYLLTKHRSPGLGVPMVCIRERKKADKWFPEEVPFSVTGILRPEAEMNLYDATVEAHSPEGTHIEQVVAKLELYDPRTSGDVEFHCRQVPLAKDTTAPYAYLLSETRDESKLKAMHPYQDMTNRGLFILEPHRKGKIPVIFVHGLLSAPYTWAGIANEIDGNPDLAARYEVWAFHYPTGAPFLETAAVLREQFDQIIREMDPSGFDRDLRNVVLVGHSMGGLVAKLQAADSGNTLWEHAAFQPLNTLDAPPKMQEYLRRQFYFTHSPHVGRVVFIGTPHQGTTHLSAKTGHVSATLVHEDPCLKDAHRQLIEDNPAAFRKEFRHRVPISLDLISPKSMLLTGIYRLPIQPDIPSHTILGNGWWTPHDGQSDSIVPVSSARLPGVQTEIMVNSLHTHLNRNAGTVCEVLRILRVHGTRPAFASQVGPIR
- a CDS encoding SAM-dependent methyltransferase, with the translated sequence MSHIPSPAESARSPRGCSSDRTGLAELAIEHPSLRLRKALPQVSAGLHCYVARQCRKILHRTLSKIEAGHVLIIDPLGQVQFGPSHDVELRAVVRIDDLRVYRHMMLGGTLAAAEAYLEGKWVCSDLTALLRIMARNLDSLKGIERHTSFWLAPWRGLQQWRTRNSKQGSRKNIAAHYDLSNEFFQLMLDPTMMYSSGIYEHEDATLEEASLAKLDRICRKLDLKPGSRVLEIGTGWGGFAEYAARNYGCHVTTTTISQQQFNYACRRIEDAGLQDQVTLLKRDYRDLTGTYDHVVSIEMIEAVGRDYLDTYFEKCGSLLKPNGTMALQVITIPDERIESYSRGIDFIQRYIFPGGFLPSYHLMARSIARTTDLRIVHAEDFGSHYARTLAAWRENFLEHLPRIRALGMDDYFLRMWEYYLAYCEAGFHERQIGVSQLVMARPKFRGEAILGKF
- a CDS encoding carbon-nitrogen hydrolase family protein; translation: MIAPYIVAALQMDSGAEKSDNLEQAESMIADAAQAGAQLVVLPELFPYLGSVSQLRENAETMDGKVLQTMRGLAIKHELVLCAGSVAVAASDDPTMVMNRSILFGPHGQVLATYDKIHCFDINLPDVKVVESDFVRAGSQLSVASTPLGHIGQAICYDLRFPEIFRRLTEDGMQVCVLPAAFTDKTGQAHWEVLARARAIENQIYVVAANQCGMYGNSIQCYGNSLVIDPWGKVLARGDDRQPGIIYAEIDLAAQRKIRAELPALSHRRMA
- a CDS encoding putative signal transducing protein, with protein sequence MEDMDFVAVRTCQSHEEATIIQNALQEEGIPCALDNDHQGGLTGVLAIRIMVPSDKKEEADRFLTEHHSE
- a CDS encoding lipopolysaccharide biosynthesis protein, translating into MNDASPPHNAASPVDPDLIRKTQRATRLTMIGQIAGQIISLVVIAELYRLVSPAEFGLLGMYMPIMLLIRSFGSLGMDIATVQKKGLTNEEASTLFWYQVITGVVLTVILIGLSPLLAMWYQAERLMPVGMALAGTALLYNSYSQHKSLAEKKLNFGRLTIVRVLSLIISGVVAIVAAYSDWGIWALVLQQYSELVVLNIGFWAIEPWRPGKCAPLSEMKQLLNFSGYYTLSGIFFAVGQNLDKIILGAVFGSTPEGHRWIGYYTQAYNQMIRPVYLLTSPVTSAMLPALSQAKGNRESFSALTASFYRMVGIMLAPCSIGMLIVGDELMPVLGGNDWIQAGDILSIMGLMIVAQSWINISGSLMSAAGRADLLAVGAFGNLVALAGACGLAYFFAGKDNPELFTIDLAGLVMMATVVVCGPYLAFCFKSSDVDVRKTFGQLTPALAASILMGAVVYFAGLLDYYLPDALTLVEEIIVGVIVYFVFARHEIRWLWRQLRGIQPDEDIHTVVD
- a CDS encoding glycosyltransferase family 2 protein: MSIHSENDQDVVSHLEQTLLEISTDESRRVELLHQVLGEAACYRLAIYDIPRDFLLSVVVPIYNEVNSLQQVIAAVRQCGFKCEIILVDDGSTDGTRDLLETLHDQSDLKIILHEKNQGKGAALATGFKEATGDAVIIQDADLEYTPKDYRVLLQPIICEGVDAVYGSRFITGQRNVPRVRHYLANKLVTMWSNLFSNLLLTDMETCYKVFRREVIQEIAPTLREKRFGIEPEITAKLARRKGLRIREVPIRYYPRTFEEGKKIGWKDGIRALWCAIRY